In one window of Janthinobacterium sp. 1_2014MBL_MicDiv DNA:
- a CDS encoding acyltransferase family protein, with amino-acid sequence MSQRYLALDVLRGLTVALMIVVNTPGDWGSVYAPFLHAEWHGFTLTDLVFPSFLFVVGNALAFALGKYEHLGHGAVLAKLCKRSALIFGLGFLLYWFPFFRIDDAGQFAWSPLSHTRIPGVLQRIAVCYLAAALILHYWKTRGALLFSAAALLGYWAILATWGDYSLHGNAPAKLDLLLLGDSHLYHGEGIAFDPEGILGTLPSIVNVIAGYLAGSFLRQAAPAQLRSSLLQLAVAGVICVAVALCWNQVFPINKKLWTSSYVMLGIGLDLLLLALLMFIIDVRQMTGWTYFFEVFGKNTLFIYLLSEVLVIIAFTVRIGGGNLYQWLYQHGFTGWAPARLGSLLFAVSFMLLCWLIAYGMDKRKIYIKV; translated from the coding sequence ATGAGCCAGCGCTATCTCGCCCTCGACGTCCTGCGCGGCCTGACCGTCGCCCTGATGATTGTCGTCAATACGCCTGGCGACTGGGGCAGCGTGTATGCCCCTTTCCTGCATGCCGAATGGCATGGGTTTACGCTGACGGACCTGGTGTTTCCCAGCTTTTTGTTTGTCGTCGGCAATGCGCTGGCCTTTGCGCTGGGCAAGTATGAACACCTGGGCCATGGCGCCGTGCTGGCCAAGCTGTGCAAGCGCAGCGCGCTGATCTTCGGGCTGGGCTTTTTGCTATACTGGTTCCCCTTCTTCAGGATCGACGATGCGGGCCAGTTTGCCTGGTCGCCGTTGTCGCACACGCGCATTCCCGGCGTGCTGCAGCGCATCGCCGTGTGCTACCTGGCCGCCGCCCTGATCCTCCATTACTGGAAGACGCGCGGTGCGTTGCTCTTCAGCGCTGCCGCCTTGCTCGGCTACTGGGCCATCCTGGCCACCTGGGGCGACTACAGCCTGCACGGCAATGCGCCGGCCAAGCTGGATTTATTGCTGCTGGGGGACAGCCACCTGTACCACGGCGAAGGCATCGCCTTCGATCCCGAAGGTATCCTTGGCACCCTGCCATCGATCGTCAACGTCATCGCCGGCTACCTGGCGGGCAGTTTCCTGCGCCAGGCGGCGCCGGCGCAATTGCGTTCCAGCCTGCTGCAGCTGGCCGTGGCTGGCGTCATTTGCGTGGCCGTGGCCCTGTGCTGGAATCAGGTGTTCCCGATTAACAAGAAGCTGTGGACCAGCTCCTACGTCATGCTGGGCATCGGCCTGGACTTGCTGCTGCTGGCGCTGTTGATGTTCATCATTGACGTGCGTCAAATGACGGGCTGGACCTACTTCTTTGAAGTGTTCGGCAAGAACACGCTGTTCATCTACCTGCTGTCGGAAGTGCTGGTGATCATCGCGTTTACCGTGCGCATCGGCGGCGGCAACCTGTACCAGTGGCTGTACCAGCACGGCTTTACGGGCTGGGCGCCGGCACGCCTGGGGTCGCTGCTGTTTGCCGTCAGCTTCATGCTGCTGTGCTGGCTGATCGCCTACGGCATGGACAAGCGCAAGATCTACATCAAGGTCTAG
- a CDS encoding glycoside hydrolase family 18 protein, producing MTFHTMLACFACALPLAAAAAPAAPAFAPEVVAYYPGWKSADFPVNEHNIRAGNVSLIQYAFADICWDGEHGNPAPDGGGVQACLAADGQPARPANGSIVLPAPQADADNLRKLNALKKNHPRLRVLLSVGGWIWSNRFSDVAATPAARQAFIASALELVRRHGLDGIDIDWEHPATGGIPCIEGRVCHRSDDKENYVRLVGELRSAFDQAGKQAAGRHYLITIAAGAHASLTDDSEAAPGWMARLAAQLDWINLMTYDYRGVWDAENGQLAPLYADPADPLRDKNLHVDATVARFLRAGVPAAQLVLGVPFYGYGWKQCAAGPRGDGLYQACQGAASGNDGTPTFTYRHLVDQGYLADGKGARGFQRHWNAASKVPFLYHRDSGVFISYEDAQSVGEKVRYIRAKGLRGGMFWELSGDAQHTLGTALAPILSPQP from the coding sequence ATGACATTCCATACCATGCTGGCCTGCTTCGCCTGCGCGCTGCCGCTGGCCGCCGCCGCCGCTCCCGCCGCACCGGCCTTCGCGCCGGAAGTGGTGGCATACTATCCCGGCTGGAAATCGGCCGATTTTCCAGTTAACGAACACAATATTCGCGCTGGCAATGTCAGCCTGATCCAGTATGCATTTGCCGATATCTGCTGGGACGGCGAGCATGGCAACCCCGCGCCCGATGGTGGCGGTGTCCAGGCCTGTCTGGCAGCCGACGGCCAGCCTGCTAGGCCGGCGAATGGCAGCATCGTGCTGCCGGCGCCGCAAGCCGATGCCGACAACTTGCGCAAACTCAATGCGCTCAAGAAAAATCATCCGCGGCTGCGCGTCTTGCTGTCCGTGGGCGGCTGGATCTGGTCGAACCGCTTTTCGGACGTGGCCGCCACGCCGGCCGCGCGCCAGGCCTTTATCGCTTCCGCGCTGGAACTGGTGCGCCGGCACGGCCTCGACGGTATCGATATCGACTGGGAGCATCCTGCCACGGGCGGCATTCCCTGCATCGAAGGCAGGGTCTGCCACCGCAGCGACGACAAGGAGAACTATGTGCGCCTGGTTGGCGAGCTGCGCAGCGCATTCGACCAGGCCGGCAAACAGGCCGCAGGCCGCCACTACCTGATCACCATCGCCGCCGGCGCGCATGCCAGCCTGACCGACGACAGCGAAGCTGCGCCCGGCTGGATGGCGCGCCTGGCGGCGCAGCTCGACTGGATCAACCTGATGACGTATGACTATCGCGGCGTGTGGGATGCCGAGAATGGCCAGCTGGCGCCCCTGTACGCCGACCCGGCCGACCCGCTGCGCGACAAGAATCTGCATGTGGATGCGACCGTCGCGCGCTTCCTGCGCGCCGGCGTGCCGGCGGCGCAACTGGTGCTGGGCGTGCCCTTCTATGGCTATGGCTGGAAGCAGTGCGCCGCCGGCCCCCGCGGTGACGGCCTGTACCAGGCTTGCCAGGGCGCTGCCAGCGGCAACGACGGCACGCCGACATTTACCTACCGCCACCTGGTCGACCAGGGCTACCTGGCCGACGGCAAGGGTGCGCGCGGCTTCCAGCGCCACTGGAATGCCGCCTCGAAGGTACCATTTCTATACCACCGCGACAGCGGCGTTTTCATCAGTTATGAGGATGCGCAATCGGTGGGCGAAAAGGTGCGCTACATCCGCGCCAAGGGTTTGCGCGGCGGCATGTTCTGGGAGTTGAGCGGTGACGCGCAGCACACGCTGGGCACGGCCCTGGCGCCTATTTTGTCGCCTCAGCCATGA
- a CDS encoding TonB-dependent receptor: protein MTKEAKPAATAEVDEGQTVVVTGIRASLQQSLNQKRNSDSLVEVITAEDVGKMPDKNIADSLQRVPGVSVAAAGGNEGSFGENDRVALRGTPFGLTLTTFNGHSVSSGDWFADNIIGGGRSVSFSLFPSELIGRVTVHKGSQANLLEGGAQGVIDIESRKPLDFKKQITGQVSLGAVYSSNSGKKDPQVSGMINWKNDASTMGVMVQGFYQKRKLSRVGQENGVWYDGVAADSAVAGALPGSAGGRVNYMGGTAWFEQERTRKGGLIDVQIKPSSALTLDFSLFHSELDAPNINHNFIQTVGLETGSKGGYPVGNVSGTYKGGIVTGLHTTVPANCGAVCAGYSSAVQEEFSRPVAESKSDFFNIDAKYRVNDRLTFSGKVGTTKGVGNTESGALGVWMPWTGGGYTQNGAKHGVIYDTPGADKFSIGGRQATPYTYGSHVTANDKETYGQIDGILKLDLPAISSVEFGARVAEHKRDLTAIGIVAKPSLGVTANLPMDGLTSFPSNFKDLGVNGAGYWTFSQASVNKWLKANATYEGNLRQSEFNIKEPTQSVYAMANFGTEGLSGNFGVRYVHTKEDVNRYELNPAAQYEIKNYTNTYNDFLPSANFRLDVTKDIVGRFGISRTMARPELGMMAGLDLRDNQLDGNAGNPNLRPIRSNNADVGVEWYFAPKSMVSAGIFYSSLDGYVTYGKGVTTFYNQLQNKFTQYEIGTPTNTTAEVKGLELSYVQALPAGFGVNANYTYTDGKETGKVKGSPCGDTGDCTMIGTSKSAYNLGAFFENNKFSARLTYSYRSEFLNGTSRRSAAYQAGIGSLSASIAYQLTENLAITLDGKDLNNPLSRSVIKTQGSDDMPGAFYKNGRQIYLALQGKM from the coding sequence GTGACCAAAGAGGCCAAGCCGGCAGCAACGGCGGAAGTCGATGAAGGCCAGACCGTCGTCGTGACGGGTATCCGTGCATCGCTGCAACAATCCTTGAACCAAAAACGCAATTCCGACAGCCTGGTCGAAGTGATCACGGCTGAAGACGTGGGCAAGATGCCCGACAAAAACATCGCCGACTCCCTGCAACGCGTGCCAGGCGTCAGCGTCGCCGCTGCCGGCGGCAACGAAGGCAGCTTTGGCGAAAACGACCGCGTGGCCCTGCGCGGCACGCCGTTCGGCCTGACCCTGACCACCTTCAATGGCCACTCGGTCAGCAGCGGCGACTGGTTTGCCGATAACATCATCGGTGGTGGCCGCAGCGTCAGCTTCTCGCTGTTCCCTTCCGAACTGATCGGCCGCGTCACCGTGCACAAAGGTTCGCAAGCGAACCTGCTGGAAGGCGGCGCACAGGGCGTGATCGATATCGAATCGCGCAAACCGCTGGACTTCAAGAAACAAATTACGGGTCAGGTCAGCCTGGGCGCCGTGTACTCGTCCAACTCGGGCAAGAAAGATCCGCAAGTCAGCGGCATGATTAACTGGAAGAACGATGCCAGTACCATGGGCGTGATGGTGCAGGGTTTCTACCAGAAGCGTAAGCTGAGCCGTGTCGGCCAGGAAAACGGCGTCTGGTATGACGGCGTTGCCGCGGATTCGGCAGTGGCTGGCGCCTTGCCAGGCTCGGCCGGTGGCCGCGTCAACTACATGGGCGGCACCGCCTGGTTTGAACAGGAACGCACCCGCAAGGGCGGCCTGATCGACGTGCAGATCAAGCCATCGAGCGCGCTGACCCTGGACTTCAGCCTGTTCCACTCCGAACTCGACGCACCGAACATCAACCACAACTTCATCCAGACCGTGGGCCTGGAAACGGGCAGCAAGGGCGGCTATCCTGTTGGCAACGTCAGCGGTACCTACAAGGGCGGTATCGTCACCGGCCTGCACACCACGGTGCCAGCCAATTGCGGCGCCGTCTGCGCCGGCTACTCGAGCGCAGTGCAGGAAGAGTTCAGCCGTCCTGTGGCGGAAAGCAAGTCCGACTTCTTCAACATCGATGCCAAGTACCGCGTCAACGACCGCCTGACCTTCTCGGGTAAAGTCGGCACGACCAAGGGTGTCGGCAATACGGAAAGCGGCGCGCTGGGCGTTTGGATGCCTTGGACGGGCGGCGGCTATACCCAGAACGGCGCCAAGCACGGCGTGATCTACGATACCCCGGGCGCGGACAAGTTCTCGATCGGCGGCCGTCAGGCAACGCCTTACACCTACGGCTCGCACGTGACCGCGAACGACAAGGAAACCTATGGCCAGATCGACGGTATCCTGAAGCTGGACCTGCCAGCGATCTCGTCCGTGGAATTCGGCGCCCGTGTCGCGGAACACAAGCGTGACCTGACGGCCATCGGCATCGTCGCCAAGCCATCGCTGGGCGTGACCGCCAACCTGCCCATGGATGGCCTGACCTCGTTCCCAAGCAACTTCAAGGACCTGGGCGTGAATGGCGCCGGTTACTGGACGTTCTCGCAAGCAAGCGTCAACAAGTGGCTGAAAGCGAATGCCACGTATGAAGGCAACCTGCGCCAGTCCGAGTTCAACATCAAGGAACCGACCCAGTCGGTGTACGCGATGGCGAACTTCGGCACGGAAGGCCTGTCGGGTAACTTCGGCGTGCGTTATGTGCACACCAAGGAAGACGTCAACCGCTACGAGCTGAATCCGGCTGCCCAGTACGAAATCAAGAACTACACCAATACGTACAATGATTTCCTGCCTAGCGCCAACTTCCGCCTCGACGTGACGAAAGATATCGTGGGCCGTTTCGGCATCAGCCGTACCATGGCTCGTCCTGAACTGGGCATGATGGCTGGCCTGGATCTGCGCGACAACCAGCTCGACGGCAATGCCGGCAATCCTAACCTGCGTCCTATCCGTTCGAACAACGCCGACGTGGGCGTGGAATGGTACTTTGCACCGAAATCGATGGTCTCGGCTGGCATCTTCTACTCGTCGCTCGACGGTTATGTGACCTACGGCAAGGGTGTGACGACGTTCTACAACCAGTTGCAGAACAAGTTCACCCAGTATGAAATTGGCACGCCAACCAATACCACGGCGGAAGTCAAGGGTCTGGAACTGTCCTACGTGCAAGCGTTGCCAGCAGGCTTCGGTGTGAACGCCAACTACACCTACACCGATGGCAAGGAAACGGGCAAGGTCAAGGGTTCGCCATGCGGCGATACCGGCGACTGCACCATGATCGGTACTTCGAAAAGCGCCTATAACCTGGGTGCCTTCTTCGAAAACAACAAGTTCAGCGCACGTCTGACGTACAGCTACCGTTCGGAATTCCTGAACGGCACCTCGCGTCGCAGCGCCGCGTACCAGGCCGGCATCGGCAGCCTGTCGGCATCGATCGCCTACCAGCTGACGGAAAACCTGGCCATCACGCTGGACGGCAAGGACCTCAACAATCCACTGTCGCGCTCGGTTATCAAGACCCAGGGTTCGGATGACATGCCAGGCGCGTTCTACAAGAACGGCCGTCAGATCTACCTGGCATTGCAAGGCAAGATGTAA
- a CDS encoding GntR family transcriptional regulator, with amino-acid sequence MTTLAHIMQGLGQTSSLPLYQQLQRALREAIDKRILGPDEALPAERQLASDLAVSRITVRKAIDGLVNEGLLVRRPGSGNFINTRIEKNFAKLTSFSEDMRARGRTPRSVWLKRSEGTVTPEEALRLRLSPGAPVYRFHRIRYADEVPMCLEYATIVASCLPGLDAVDISMYDALEHAGNRPVRALQRLSALLLTGEQASLLQAEEGDAGLSVERLGFLRDGRAVEFCRSYFRGDMYDFVAELSTN; translated from the coding sequence ATGACAACCCTGGCTCACATCATGCAAGGCCTGGGGCAGACGAGTAGCCTGCCCCTGTACCAGCAATTGCAGCGCGCGCTGCGCGAAGCGATCGACAAGCGCATACTCGGCCCCGATGAAGCGCTGCCGGCCGAACGCCAGCTGGCCAGCGACCTGGCCGTGTCGCGCATCACCGTGCGCAAGGCCATCGATGGCCTCGTGAATGAGGGATTGCTGGTACGCCGCCCCGGCTCGGGCAATTTCATCAATACGCGCATCGAGAAGAACTTCGCCAAGCTGACCTCGTTTTCCGAGGACATGCGCGCCCGCGGGCGCACGCCGCGCAGCGTCTGGCTCAAGCGCTCGGAAGGGACGGTGACGCCGGAAGAAGCCTTGCGCCTGCGGCTGTCGCCGGGCGCGCCCGTCTACCGCTTCCACCGCATCCGCTATGCGGACGAGGTGCCGATGTGCCTCGAGTACGCCACCATCGTGGCCAGTTGCCTGCCGGGACTCGACGCCGTCGACATCTCCATGTATGACGCGCTGGAACATGCGGGCAACCGGCCCGTGCGCGCGTTGCAGCGCCTGAGCGCGCTGTTGCTGACGGGCGAGCAGGCCAGCCTGCTGCAGGCGGAGGAAGGCGATGCGGGCCTGTCGGTGGAAAGGCTGGGCTTTTTGCGCGATGGCCGCGCCGTGGAATTTTGCCGCTCCTACTTCCGCGGCGATATGTATGACTTCGTGGCCGAATTAAGTACCAATTAA
- a CDS encoding nitrilase-related carbon-nitrogen hydrolase, with product MLPGLSEPALFAGSPPLHRRLLQLAAALGAGLPLYWVLGPQPAGWLAWLAPLPVLLLALRSARRDAAWMTLLAAVVGLSSNVAYFRLLMPLPAVLAVIAAKALLWLLVVPATRRLVLRYRAGWTVLAYPLLWVAIDTLMAAFLQDGNWGSLAYSQADYVPVLQVAALAGVPGLLFLLCLLPSALALLLAGGRAYAPAAAASLLLAVTASAAGAWRVQDARAPDGPLAGLVAIDDFIGPATPPAQAQAVWDQYARHVAQLAGQGARLVLLPEKIAVLAPAQAAAVQQRFQALARSTGVWLTLGVGVQDAAGRRNLAWLFAPDGTAPVSYQKHHLAPPERDFLAGNAYAVLPVAGRAMGLAICKDMHFAALGQAYGAAGAGVMLVPAWDFQRDAWMGARMTVVRGVENGYAVLRAAREGLLTVSDAHGRVLAERASSAMPGTTLLAPLPASVPVAPWAGWLGPLFGWLCVALGLPLLFMGRWRAGRDAAPHSAGGPAAPVSR from the coding sequence ATGTTACCTGGTTTGTCTGAGCCGGCCCTGTTCGCCGGCAGTCCCCCGTTGCACCGGCGCCTGCTGCAACTGGCTGCCGCCCTGGGCGCCGGCCTGCCCCTGTACTGGGTGCTGGGGCCGCAGCCGGCGGGCTGGCTGGCCTGGCTGGCGCCGCTGCCCGTGCTGCTGCTGGCCCTGCGCTCGGCGCGCCGCGATGCCGCCTGGATGACCTTGCTTGCCGCCGTGGTGGGCCTGTCATCCAACGTCGCCTATTTCCGCCTGCTCATGCCCCTGCCGGCCGTGCTGGCCGTGATCGCCGCCAAGGCATTGCTGTGGCTGCTGGTGGTGCCGGCCACGCGGCGTCTCGTGCTGCGCTACCGGGCGGGCTGGACGGTGCTGGCTTACCCGCTGCTGTGGGTGGCCATCGATACCCTGATGGCGGCCTTCCTGCAGGATGGCAACTGGGGCAGCCTCGCGTACTCGCAGGCCGATTATGTGCCCGTGCTGCAGGTGGCCGCGCTGGCGGGCGTGCCGGGCCTGTTGTTCTTGCTGTGCCTGCTGCCCTCCGCGCTGGCACTGCTGCTGGCCGGCGGCCGCGCGTATGCGCCGGCGGCGGCGGCCAGCCTGCTGCTGGCGGTGACGGCATCGGCTGCGGGCGCGTGGCGCGTGCAGGATGCGCGGGCGCCGGACGGGCCGCTGGCGGGGCTGGTCGCCATCGATGATTTTATTGGCCCGGCAACGCCGCCGGCGCAGGCGCAAGCCGTATGGGACCAGTATGCGCGCCACGTGGCGCAGCTGGCCGGGCAGGGCGCCCGGCTGGTGTTGTTGCCGGAAAAGATAGCCGTACTGGCGCCGGCGCAGGCCGCTGCGGTGCAGCAGCGCTTCCAGGCGCTGGCGCGCAGCACGGGCGTGTGGCTAACCCTGGGTGTCGGCGTGCAAGACGCTGCCGGCCGGCGCAACCTGGCCTGGCTGTTCGCGCCCGATGGCACCGCCCCCGTCAGTTACCAGAAACATCATCTGGCGCCGCCCGAGCGCGACTTCCTGGCTGGCAATGCTTATGCCGTGCTGCCGGTGGCGGGGCGGGCCATGGGCCTGGCCATCTGCAAGGACATGCATTTTGCTGCTCTGGGCCAGGCTTACGGCGCGGCCGGGGCCGGCGTGATGCTGGTGCCGGCCTGGGATTTCCAGCGCGACGCCTGGATGGGCGCGCGCATGACCGTGGTGCGTGGCGTGGAGAATGGCTATGCCGTGCTGCGCGCGGCGCGCGAGGGCTTGCTGACGGTCAGCGATGCGCATGGCCGCGTGCTGGCGGAACGGGCCAGCAGCGCCATGCCGGGCACGACCTTGCTGGCGCCGTTGCCGGCAAGCGTGCCGGTCGCGCCCTGGGCCGGCTGGCTGGGGCCGCTTTTCGGCTGGCTCTGCGTGGCGCTGGGCCTGCCCCTGCTGTTCATGGGGCGGTGGCGCGCGGGCCGCGATGCTGCACCGCACAGCGCCGGTGGGCCGGCGGCGCCCGTGTCCCGTTGA
- a CDS encoding AraC family transcriptional regulator: protein MSYLAKALWYIESHYADNISLDDIAQVGGASRCHLTRAFGLATGHSVMRYVRARRLSEAARALAQGAQDILAVALEAGYGSHEAFTRAFREQFDVTPEMVRAQRHVDNLALVAAIRMDKTLSVALEAPRFEHAPALLLAGLVERYRAETSAGIPALWQRFLPHVAPASVVYGVCCNNDDAGNFDYLCASEVADFSSVPDGWTRLRIAPRRYAVFRHRGHISTIRATWHTLWNAWLPQSGLEAADAPDFERYGPQFDPASGVGGVEIWLPLKE, encoded by the coding sequence ATGAGCTATCTGGCCAAGGCCCTCTGGTATATCGAATCGCATTATGCGGACAACATCTCGCTCGATGACATCGCGCAGGTGGGCGGCGCCTCGCGCTGCCACCTGACGCGCGCGTTCGGCCTGGCCACGGGCCACTCGGTGATGCGCTATGTGCGCGCGCGCCGTCTCAGCGAGGCGGCGCGCGCGCTGGCGCAGGGCGCGCAGGATATCCTCGCCGTCGCGCTCGAAGCCGGCTACGGTTCCCACGAAGCCTTTACCCGCGCCTTTCGCGAGCAATTCGATGTCACGCCAGAAATGGTGCGGGCGCAGCGCCATGTCGACAACCTGGCGCTGGTGGCGGCCATCAGGATGGATAAAACGCTGAGCGTGGCGCTGGAAGCGCCCCGTTTCGAACATGCCCCGGCCCTGCTGCTGGCGGGCCTGGTCGAACGCTATCGGGCGGAAACCAGTGCCGGCATCCCCGCCTTGTGGCAGCGCTTCCTGCCCCATGTGGCGCCGGCATCGGTGGTGTATGGCGTGTGCTGCAACAATGACGATGCGGGTAATTTCGATTATCTGTGTGCCAGCGAGGTGGCCGACTTTTCCAGCGTGCCCGACGGCTGGACGCGGCTGCGCATCGCGCCCCGGCGCTACGCCGTCTTTCGCCACCGCGGCCATATTTCCACGATACGCGCCACCTGGCATACGCTGTGGAACGCGTGGCTGCCGCAGTCGGGCCTGGAAGCGGCCGACGCGCCCGATTTCGAACGCTACGGCCCGCAGTTCGATCCCGCCAGCGGCGTTGGCGGCGTGGAAATCTGGCTTCCCTTGAAGGAATGA
- a CDS encoding CBS domain-containing protein yields MRIGEICTLHAIYCQRDTSVQQAALMMRQHHVGDLVVAEQPNGERVPVGILTDRDIVISVIALGLDPASLLVGDIMSAQLLTASEDEDAYDIIERMRANGIRRLPVVNSLGGLCGIVSIDDLLAFLAQEMAELARVSSGQLAHEKLARK; encoded by the coding sequence ATGCGTATCGGCGAAATCTGCACCCTGCACGCCATCTATTGCCAGCGTGACACGAGCGTGCAGCAAGCGGCGCTGATGATGCGCCAGCATCACGTGGGCGACCTGGTGGTGGCCGAGCAGCCCAACGGCGAGCGCGTCCCCGTCGGCATCCTCACCGACCGCGACATCGTCATTTCCGTCATCGCCCTGGGCCTCGACCCTGCCAGCCTGCTGGTGGGCGACATCATGAGCGCACAGCTGCTCACGGCCAGCGAAGACGAAGACGCCTATGACATCATCGAGCGCATGCGCGCCAACGGCATCCGCCGCCTGCCCGTGGTCAACAGCCTGGGTGGCCTCTGCGGCATCGTCAGTATCGACGACTTGCTGGCCTTCCTGGCCCAGGAGATGGCGGAGCTGGCGCGCGTCAGCAGCGGCCAGCTGGCGCACGAAAAGCTGGCGCGCAAATAG
- a CDS encoding DUF3579 domain-containing protein, giving the protein MAELSQNELSDEFFILGLTSNGKQFRPSDWAERLCGVMSCFNPEGGGRNAHLQYSPYVRPTVVNGVKSVVVNTKLREIEPMAFHFVREFAKDNDLQIVEACFLPPPEEK; this is encoded by the coding sequence ATGGCCGAGTTATCTCAAAACGAACTCTCCGACGAGTTCTTCATCCTTGGTCTCACCAGCAATGGCAAGCAATTCCGACCCAGCGATTGGGCCGAGCGCCTTTGCGGAGTGATGTCCTGTTTCAATCCCGAAGGCGGCGGGCGCAACGCGCACCTCCAGTATTCGCCCTACGTGCGCCCGACCGTGGTCAACGGCGTCAAGTCCGTCGTCGTCAATACCAAGCTGCGCGAAATCGAACCGATGGCGTTTCACTTCGTGCGCGAGTTTGCCAAGGATAACGACCTGCAGATCGTCGAGGCGTGTTTCCTGCCTCCGCCTGAAGAGAAGTAA
- a CDS encoding CobD/CbiB family protein, with the protein MTFLSILCALLIEQLKPLRADNPIYAEIKSLAMRMETWFNAGHASHGRMGWFLMIGALMVPTAGIYWILLYYKLTLVAFAWNILIVYLTLGFRHYSHYFTSIQLALSAGDEASARTLLAEWTKLDTVGMEASEIARIAVEKALITTHRNVFGVFFWFLMPLGPACAVMYRVAEYLARAWNEPEHMRNEAFGQFAARAFYWIDWIPVRLTAVAFAVVGNFEDAIYAWRNFAQRWQDEAIGIILTAGGGAMGVRLGTPAETAARVVVTPDMAVDDSDSESDILPGEEPGARALQSTVGLVWRALLLWMLLLLLLSGAVWLG; encoded by the coding sequence ATGACATTTCTCTCCATACTTTGCGCATTACTGATCGAGCAGCTCAAACCTTTGCGCGCGGACAATCCGATCTACGCCGAGATCAAGAGCCTGGCGATGCGCATGGAGACCTGGTTCAATGCCGGCCACGCCAGCCATGGCCGCATGGGCTGGTTCCTCATGATCGGCGCGCTGATGGTGCCGACGGCAGGCATCTACTGGATCTTGCTGTATTACAAGCTGACCCTGGTGGCCTTCGCCTGGAATATCCTCATCGTCTACCTGACCCTGGGCTTCCGCCACTACAGCCATTACTTCACCTCGATCCAGCTGGCCCTGAGCGCCGGCGACGAAGCATCCGCGCGCACCTTGCTGGCCGAGTGGACCAAGCTCGACACGGTGGGCATGGAGGCGAGCGAGATCGCCCGCATCGCCGTGGAAAAAGCCCTGATCACCACGCATCGCAATGTATTTGGCGTCTTCTTCTGGTTCCTCATGCCGCTGGGACCTGCCTGCGCCGTGATGTACCGCGTGGCCGAATACCTGGCGCGCGCCTGGAACGAGCCCGAGCATATGCGCAATGAGGCATTCGGCCAGTTCGCCGCCCGCGCCTTCTACTGGATCGACTGGATACCCGTGCGCCTGACGGCCGTGGCCTTTGCCGTGGTCGGCAACTTTGAAGACGCCATCTATGCCTGGCGCAATTTCGCCCAGCGCTGGCAGGACGAGGCGATCGGCATCATCCTGACGGCCGGCGGCGGCGCCATGGGCGTGCGCCTGGGCACGCCGGCGGAAACGGCGGCCCGCGTGGTCGTCACGCCGGACATGGCCGTCGATGACAGCGACAGCGAAAGCGATATCCTGCCCGGCGAAGAGCCTGGCGCGCGCGCGTTGCAGAGCACGGTGGGCCTGGTCTGGCGCGCCTTGCTGCTGTGGATGCTGCTGTTGCTGCTGCTGTCGGGAGCTGTCTGGCTCGGCTGA
- a CDS encoding CoA pyrophosphatase, which produces MATIAFDPKQLAIDSIAGEAALDAARLTPDWLRLRLREQPDWQPEITQDFLSARAEPVPAAVLIPLVQRPQGLTILLTMRTDHLSSHAGQVSFPGGRSEPFDATPIATALRETEEEVGLSRQHIEVLGRLPDYLTGTGYRVTPVVGLVTPPFTLQADPSEVAEIFEVPLAFLMDGVNHQRLSVELPGGRRSFYAMPYERFYIWGATAGMLRNLFHLLRA; this is translated from the coding sequence ATGGCCACTATCGCATTTGATCCCAAGCAACTTGCCATCGATTCGATCGCGGGCGAGGCGGCGCTGGACGCCGCGCGCCTGACGCCGGACTGGCTGCGCCTGCGCCTGCGCGAACAGCCTGACTGGCAGCCCGAGATCACCCAGGATTTCCTGTCCGCCCGCGCCGAACCGGTGCCGGCCGCCGTGCTGATCCCCCTCGTGCAACGCCCGCAGGGCCTGACCATCCTCCTGACCATGCGCACCGACCACCTGAGCAGCCATGCGGGGCAGGTCAGCTTCCCTGGCGGGCGCAGCGAACCGTTCGACGCTACGCCCATCGCCACGGCCCTGCGCGAAACGGAGGAAGAGGTGGGCCTGTCGCGCCAGCATATCGAAGTGCTGGGCCGCCTGCCCGACTACCTCACGGGCACCGGTTACCGGGTCACGCCCGTGGTGGGCCTCGTCACGCCGCCATTTACCTTGCAGGCCGACCCGTCGGAAGTGGCGGAAATCTTCGAAGTACCGCTGGCCTTCCTCATGGATGGCGTGAATCACCAGCGCCTGTCGGTGGAACTGCCGGGCGGACGCCGTTCGTTTTATGCCATGCCGTATGAGCGCTTTTACATTTGGGGCGCCACGGCCGGCATGCTGCGCAACCTGTTTCACCTCTTGCGCGCGTAA